The genomic DNA tgttcagaaaaagaaaaaaagtcaaaggagGAAGTTTCAGGACATCTTACATAACTCATTCTTTCTCATCTAACAACTTGCTGGAACGTTTACTCAGATATTTGGACAGCTGAATCACTTTTTTCCATTCATAACACAGAGGATGAATTATGATCTCTCAGATACGCTTTGAATGCGACTTACAAAGAAGCAGTCAAGACTGACAAAAACCACGGCGCATTCTTAACAGCTTCACAAGCCGATTCACCTGCAAGAGCTCTGAGTATCGTTCTTCCCAATATTTCTTTCATATCCCACAGCGTTCATTACAAGTTTCTTGACTGATGCTCTGTCTTCTTCATAATCCCTAGGAGAGCCTGGCTTCAGGGAGCCAGGCCGCAGGGAAATCATGATTTAGAGCATTTTTATCTTTGTGGTCTTACTCACTCACGGCTGAGTTTGCTACTGACACAGAATTATCAACTGCCAATCCTGCAAACCCGCTCAGgtgaacaattaaaaaaaaaccaagccaaaactaaaaccaaaaaaccccaaaccaaaacaaaaatcaaaaatcCAGCAAGGACAGGCTTGTCAAAAACCCTACGTGTGCTAAGCACCACACTAGCCCTTCCCTTGCAAATACTTTGGAAATTAACTGAAAGAATATGGAAAATTCTTTACAAGCGATGCAAGATAACACTGTGCATTCTTTTTATAACATGtgcattctttttatttctatgcggagtgaaaacaaataccatacagaaaacaggaggctacagggttttttttaagaaagtctTTTGTTTCAAGATGgttttgtgaaaacagaaaagatgattttctgtaacagaaattAAGCAGCAGTTATTTCAACTTCAGACCAGGTACAGCCTGGCTGGATTTGCAATAAAACTTGATTAGACAAAAATTACCAATCAGGTACTAAAAATAAGCAGATTCCTACCGCCATCCAGCAGGATGAGGGGACAGGATTTGCACTCGGCAGAGAACCCTGCATGTAAACTATTCCCATCTGAATCAGAGTCACTGAGACAAATGAGACTTCATGGTGCTACTTGTAATTTTGATAATTACCAAATGTAAAAGAGAAGAATTACTAGAAGCTCATATAGTTTTCTACAgccttttctaaaagaaatcGATGAAATAGCAGGTTTCTGGTCAGCCAGAGAATCCACACTACTCAGAGCACGTGTGGTAGCTTCCACCGGGGAGGATGGCAAAAACGAGCTCTCTAGCTTTTGTTCAGAGGGCAACTTCTGTTTCTCTAAATGAGGGTAACTACTTCCATCTCTTTGGAAGGAAGACCGGGGGCGGGGGGTTGTAGCACTCATTGTCATAGCAAAACGCAGTTTTTGTCACATAAAAAGCCCGGAACACATCCCATAACTGAAGGAACGTTTCCGCTCAGCATTTCTTCAGAGCACAACTAGACAGATTTATACTGAGAGACCTTTCTGAATGCTTTAACAGCAAACAGGTTAGTGCATTTTCCTTGCTAATGTTCCCTAATGCAACAAGTACACTGGTTTACATtctgttacaaaaaaataaatccctatAGAACAAGTCATTCAAGAAGCCACATAAATGTCTTGGCACTTCTCTGTACACAGACAGGAGAAGTTTCGGCAATTTGCAACATCatgttttagttttaaatacctgatgccaaagatgccttttttttttctttcctgaattcATGAAATGCATCAATATTACCATGACAGGAGTCATTCCTCTCTTCAAGCTGAAGGATTTGACATTTAGCTCCTTCGAGTTGGTGACTCAAACACTAATCCTACATGCAAATAAAGCTAAGATTTATCCACTGTAGCAGCAGTGTTCGCTGGGCGCTGCCTTACAGCGCTTGGTGATGAGTTTCTGCCAGACACCTCTTTATCCTCCATTTCATCATCTGAGATATCTTCCTCATCTGCTTCTTGCTCTTCATCCAgttttttcagcagctgagctgaCTCTGGAGCTATCTTCCCttaaggagaaaggaaaacatgccTATACAAATACCGTTACCATGTGAAACACTAACATCATGGGCTAGCAcagaattttaattcatttaatcCAGGTAGCACTTTCCAGTATCAGTCACTTAAGCTGCTGTCTCAGGTAGAATTGTTGCTAGCATGAAGTTACCCACAGGTCAAGTATTAACAGACTACCTAGACAAGGTAATATAAAACTTCCCCcagctttgaaaacaaacaaagaaaggaaCCATAAACTGACTCTACAAACCATAAACCAGCATCCAGATCTTCTTCCACAACTTTTTAAGATTACCTTGAAAAATTCCAGAGACCAACCCCAAACTGAATCACTTGCTATCTACCAAAACACAAATTCGCTTTTAATCCTCACTTTGCCCCTAAAACTTATGCAAACTCCCAGCTTAGCAACACTTGAGAGCTCCACTTAAAGCTATTACTCTTACCTCCCTGCACGTATGGAACTTCATATCTCGCAGGTATGAAAAAGctgtaaaagcatttttctatCTCCTaagaagttttttaaaaatagtctaGCTTTAGCTAAACACCAAACACAAACCCACTATAAACCCCAAGGGCAAACAGCTGCAGGTAAAGCAGGGCATCAATCACAAGTGTAAACTTCTACACTAAATCTCATGTCCTGCACACTCAAGTTACATACAGACATTTATTAAATAAGATTTTCCAAACAGCTTCACTGAATTGGAAGTATACAGTGGGCTTACTTGAATGTGGGTACTGTGGCGGTCTGTGCCTTTTGGATGGACAGATACAGTCTGCTAAGAACACCATTgcctgaaaacaaagaaaaacaagtttaaacCTCCAAATATCCTGCATATTAGAATCATACactcatttaggttggaaaagacctttaagatcattgagtccaaccactaacctaacactgccaagtccctAAATGCCATGTCTACaggtctttcaaatacctccaagggatggtgactcccccacctctctgggcagcctgtgccagtgcctgaccactccctcaagaaagacattttccctaatactcaatctaaacctcccctgacacagcttgaggccgtttcctctcgtcctgtcactggtgacttgggagcagagaccagcccccccctcactccagcccctctcaggcagctgcagagagcgagaagggctcccctcagcctccccttctccaggctaaacccccccagccccctcagccgccccccagcacacttgtgctccagaccctgccccagccccgctgcccttctctggacacgctccagcccctcaaggccctccttgtcccgaggggcccaaacctgagcccagcattcgaggtggggcctccccagtgccgagcacaggggccccatccctgcccggcccctgctggccacaccagtgctgacacaagcccgggggctggtggcctccttggccacccgggcactgctggctcatgcccagccggctgtcagccagcacccccagggccttctccgccgggcacttcccagcccctctgccccaggccggctggatttaactccagtgaccacaactctttgggcccagccacccagccagtttttcacccagcaaGCACATCCATCCAAACCATGAGCAGGTAGTTTCtctgggaggatgctgtgggagactgtgtcaaaggctttactaaggTCCAGCCAGACAACATctccagcctttccctcatccactaagtgggtcatctggtcatagaaggagaccaagtttgtcaagcaggacctgcctttcacaaacccatgctgactggtcCTGATCTCCTGGTTGTCTTGTATGTGCTGCGTGATAacactcaggatgatctgctccataacttTCCCTGGCACCAAgctcagactgacaggcctgtagttccctggatcctcttTCTAGTCCTTCTTatagatgggtgtcacatttgctaacctcccAGTCAACTGGGACGACCCCAGTTAGCCAcaactgctggtaaatgatggagagtggctcggagagcacttccaccagctccctcaatccccttgggtggatcccatccggctGCATAGATCTGTGTGTGTCTAAGCGATGCAGCAGTttgctaaccatttccccttggattgtGGGAtcaactggtctgactattaaagactgaagcaaaggcagcttTAGCGTAATGTTAGATCAAGCATTACACCTACCAAGTATTAAATATGTctttaaataagtattttaatattactaAATTAATACATACGTTAAACATTAACTAGTTCAATCTGTCAACAGTTCATTTAAGtcaataattattattaaataatattttagcaCTGTTAATGCCACTAACAATACTAAACGTAGTAGCCACAAGCCAATCTGTTTCAAGTGTTTCACTTACAAGCCCCAGTATCAGTCCTGAGAAGAGAGTTGCCAACACAAAAACAGCGTATGAGCCCCAGACGGGTATTCCaatgttttctgttaaataacCATGGCAGTGCTGAAATAAGAGACAAGCGAATCATTTCAAGAAGAGCTGAATATCATGCCTGTTAAGATAAAATAAAGATCTAAGTACATACCCTGATCCACATTGACAACTGAAACAAAGCTGACATACTGCTCATcctggaagaaagcagaagaaagtaacTGAAAACATCTTTAAGCCAGTCACATACTTGTATCTTCTGATTTGCCAGACTAGTCATTATTTAGTCCC from Phalacrocorax aristotelis chromosome 9, bGulAri2.1, whole genome shotgun sequence includes the following:
- the TMX1 gene encoding thioredoxin-related transmembrane protein 1 isoform X2 yields the protein MRRGVEGEGIDLTRGKAEARYAPWCPACQNLQPEWEKFAEWGEDLEVNIAKVDVTEQPGLSGRFIITALPTIYHCKDGEFRRYQGARTKTDFINFISDQEWKSIEPVSSWFGPSSFLMSSMSALFQLSMWIRHCHGYLTENIGIPVWGSYAVFVLATLFSGLILGLAMVFLADCICPSKRHRPPQYPHSRKIAPESAQLLKKLDEEQEADEEDISDDEMEDKEVSGRNSSPSAVRQRPANTAATVDKS